The Daucus carota subsp. sativus chromosome 7, DH1 v3.0, whole genome shotgun sequence genome window below encodes:
- the LOC135147927 gene encoding protein FAR1-RELATED SEQUENCE 5-like — translation MGNVAPQTIITDQNIAIGNAIAEVLPNTSHLYCTWHISTKFGEKLSHLYANHDHFKEDFNSCIYKSLTVAQFEDRWEALVEKYDLMNHSWLQDMYSVRHKWVRVYTKLHFTTGMTTTSRSESMNSFFDEFVNASTGLKEFIENSQKALEKQYLREREADYETKNKERSKITSSSLESHAASIYTKEMFRRFQHELKESGAYVVIERERNPIYKHYEAYKTTVQEEYRKHYVLFVTENGNITCVCRKFESSGMLCRHIIRYLYKMQWSEIPQQCITLRWTIEGNKRVGALQHKRPKIGNFLESQPARYSTLCKAFQDLAARGSCSIARYNYLMLGINNF, via the coding sequence ATGGGGAATGTGGCTCCACAAACGATCATCACCGATCAAAACATTGCTATTGGAAATGCTATTGCCGAAGTTTTGCCTAACACAAGTCATCTATATTGTACGTGGCATATAAGTACAAAATTTGGTGAAAAATTGTCGCATTTATATGCAAATCATGATCACTTCAAAGAAGATTTCAACTCTTGCATCTACAAGTCACTAACGGTTGCACAATTCGAAGATAGGTGGGAGGCATTAGTTGAAAAATACGATTTGATGAACCATTCTTGGTTACAAGATATGTACTCCGTTCGACACAAGTGGGTCCGTGTTTACACTAAACTGCACTTCACAACCGGGATGACCACTACCTCCAGAAGTGAGTCAATGAATTCTTTCTTCGATGAATTTGTCAATGCTAGTACCGGTTTGAAGGAGTTTATAGAGAATTCACAGAAAGCGTTGGAGAAACAATATTTACGTGAAAGAGAGGCTGATTACGAAACAAAGAACAAGGAAAGATCCAaaataacatcatcatcattggaGAGTCACGCGGCATCTATTTACACAAAAGAAATGTTTAGACGTTTTCAACACGAACTCAAAGAAAGTGGAGCTTATGTCgtgattgagagagagaggaatcCAATTTACAAGCATTACGAGGCATACAAAACAACGGTCCAAGAGGAGTATAGAAAACACTATGTTTTGTTCGTCACCGAGAATGGCAACATAACTTGTGTTTGTCGAAAATTTGAAAGTTCGGGAATGCTTTGCCGTCATATTATTCGATACTTGTATAAGATGCAATGGTCAGAGATTCCACAGCAGTGCATCACTTTGAGATGGACAATTGAAGGCAATAAAAGAGTTGGAGCCTTACAACACAAGCGTCCTAAAATTGGTAATTTCCTTGAGTCACAACCCGCCCGATACAGTACTTTATGCAAAGCATTTCAAGATTTAGCAGCTCGCGGAAGTTGTTCAATAGCGAGATACAATTATCtcatgttaggaatcaataatttttga